The window atcatccaaatggtcattggcaaacttaatcATTAAAATACTTTTCTGAGAATGTAAATAAGGAAAGCACAATTTATCAAAGCTTTCTTTTATTGGATAATACTTTTAGAGTTGCACGCTCGAACCATTCGGTGTACATCTCCAATCTCCTTTCAGTCCATCCGACCTGAGTTCGTATACAATCTACGCCGGCTGGTACTACCTGAACAATTTAAACCCGCACCAGTCGATACACCGCGTCAGAAACGTGGTGATCCCGTCCGGATACGTGGCGCCTACCGAGGGTAAGGACGTGGCCCTGGTGCGTCTTTCCACCCCCCTGACCTGGTCGGACTGGATCCGTCCCGTGTGCCTGCCGGCCTCTGGCACCCTTTTTCCGGCCGGCATGCCGTGCTACGTCACAGGCTGGGGGGACATTCGCAATGAAGGTAAGGCTCCcttgatacatttatttttttctgtgcattaACAACCTTAATTTATTTAACACATAATATTTGCTTAGGAAGTTCTTAGGTGCAAAGgcaaataaaagaaattaaGTTAACCTCCAAATACTTTTGGCATTATAAGATACCGACAACTTCAGCTAAAacgttaaaatatattttcattacgGTTCAAGGTCatctagttatttttttttttgtagatcattttgtcaaaatgctCTGCAATATTTAGTTGCAACCGGCAGTTTACTTTAGTTTGTCCTATCAGACTGATGTTTTTCCCTCTTGCTGAAAATGTCAGAAACATAGtcgtaatttaaaaacaaaaaaaaaaaaagagcaattttAAACATTCCTCAAATGCCTCTTCCACGCTGCCCAGTCCCGTTGCCAGGAGCGGGGCCTCTGCAGGAGGTGCAGGTGCCAATCATCTCGCAGGGTTCCTGTCGTGCGATGTACCAGATGGAGCAGGTGGACATCTTGTATGACATGATCTGCGCCGGCTTCCAGGAGGGCGGCAAGGACTCCTGCCAGGTACTGTTGGATCAGCTTTTTGCTTTGCCGTTTACGCACAAATAGCTGGAAGTGCattatcagggatgagaattttcccgCGGATTTGcagaattctgagtttttttttcagctgaaaatgtcatttttttttgtgaaacgtgtgaatccgttgaatttttttttttttttttcttttctggggGGGTACGGCTTCACGTGGgccgaggctgtgatcaagaccggccgccagcgtCTATCTGCAACGcttgtcgtgaaattagtcacagctgatCGCAGAAAACGCTGTTTActgcattgctatctgtttgcaataaatttggtgtttataataacgacaacattctgatttctggcagtattttggtggtattttgtctgtgttttcactctgttaacatttcatagagaagcattctgtttactacggcaaaGTTATAACCTacagacatacgtacgcatatgttatcgagcggtctgcacgtcaGCCAGTGTGGGGAAAGTCTCGGAGTGAAAAGATagagatcgtgccagggaaattgattaaaaaccaggggataaaaaaaactgtttcagatgcgCACGgcttgagagaaaaaaaaaaaaaaaaaacgtgtaaccgcgcagataggaacgaaaactgtatcaacacgTCTAACCAAAGTGCTGCGCACTCAGTGTTCCGATACGATCAATTAcggaagccgaggagcaaaaaatatctagGAGTATATCCAAACAAGGAAATGCAAAGGTAAGTCGTACgttaatttctcaaataatatataattgacaactgttaatacgattaggcctatctgtagcactggccctgtagatcattttattgctcacttttatatttcatgatctctctctcatatataaacaaattacttgtgtacttatttctgaagtataacttcgaagtgcagtagcctatttgatataaatttccttcagtctacatttttacgtctgaagtttggcaaaattattttggttgtttggactcgtattttaaagtttcaaaatgttatgattaccctgtatttacactgttagaagttaCCAGAGGTccccatttaacagtgttttctaaaaaaaaaaaaaaaattgtttttccaaattggtcattctcatcctctGCATTATACAGTAGTACCTTGAGTTTCAAGTTCCATGATGCTGCTTAGtcagcattttctttttattaccaGTAACGGCACCTTCTCCCAACAGGGCGACTCAGGAGGGCCTCTCGTCTGCCAGATGGTGAACGGCACCTGGGTGCAGGCGGGCGTGGTGAGTTTCGGGCAGGGTTGCGCCGAAGCCAACCAACCAGGTGTGTACGCCAGGCTCACCAGCTATTCCAGTTTCATCAAAGACAACGTGCCAGAGGTGGGACTGTACGGCCGAGCTCATCGGCAACGGCCGCAGGGTGCTGCGGCGGTGCTGCTCGGCTGTCTGTGTCCCGTGCTGGTCCTGCTTTGGCTATAAGCGCTGACAAACCGgcccaaatggaaaaaaactcatttgtATGACCAGGAAATAATATGCACCAGAAAATGTAATATAATTAACTTGTAgtagttgaaatttttttttatacatttgtattttaaatggcAAAAGTGAGGTGTCttgatttcgttttttttttaataaatgtgattCAATATTGTAAGCCCTacatcatcatcttcttttggactatttaaaaaaaaaaaataattctcaaaGGAACTGTTTTCTAAAGTCGAAGTATTtaacatgcaattttttttttccttttcaaagatTGTTTGGTCCTTGGTGGACATGATTCTTTATATGGGAGGGAAatctggttttaaaaaaaaaactcgacttCGAAGACGTaaaaaacttgaaattttaatcatttaatgaCATTCACAGGCTGACACGGTGATTTGTGTTTGATTTTAGGTCTAGCAgacaagtgtttaaaaaaaactttaatgcaGTTCACAAAACTAAAACTacttttaaattaattcattcaaccACGGGCACTCAGTCAGGCGTCAGGTGGGATGGTATCAGAGAGGATCATGGGAGAGCCGAGCTGGAGCTCCTGCTGGAGTGATTCCAGGTCAGCCGGCGTCATCCGGTGAACCTCGCTCCAATCGGATAAGAGCGAGGCCGAAAGGGGGGCCGAGTCGTAACTGTTGGAGGCAAACGATAGGACAGTCATATTTAGCAAACAGCGGTATGGgccttttggggggaaatttcaGGAATATCCCAACATGGACTATTAAAACCTCTACAGATAAAACGTGGAGTTCACCATGGTGATCTCAAAGGGAAGTGGCATCTTGAAATGTCACTAAAAGTCCCATTATCTACGTataacagaaaataatgaaTCGCAAGTTCACCTGTCTCGGTCACAGTGTTGCAGCTCCGTGAGCGACTGGGTGAGGAGATCGTCCAGGTCGAAGCCCACGCCGTAGCCTGCCCCGCTGCCTTTAGGGGTGACCGAAAACACCGGGGGCAACACGTCCTCGACCTGAGACGGGAGAGCACAAACAATCAATCTTTGACTTTGATTTCaagatgctttttttatttttttaacctccacATGAGATTATTTTACAGTCCATACTGTGATTAGAGTCAAGCtgacgtaccgtaatttccggcctccaagccgcggctttttttttttttctccacacgctttcaaccttgcggtttatgcggtgatgcggctaatttgtgcattttttttctaatggccgaacggaaaaggtaagaatgagaccggtggaatatgtgtgccgaaatatatgtgtgtgtatatatttaccggtaagttttattttaactggcgctagcgttagcactaccGTTAGTACAGCGCTAGCGCCCCGCTAGCAttgaactctttctgtgtactgtctttgtttgTAACTATCTTGTATTTCAATATgggtttcaatgtttttttgtttttgttttttttctacacagctgcggcgtatgcatgtaccaaatgctatttcctttataaatgtactcggtgaggcttgtaaccaggcgcgctctttaggccgggaattacggtaaatgatctcgttttattaaatttttataAACTCTTGGCGCTTTCTCCACCAAACCAGCTTTTATTCTCTCTTCACGCCTGAGTCGTTCATCCGATCGCATTCAGATACCTCACAAGTGTGAGTGGCCTCACAAACTGAACTTAAAACTCTTAACGCTAATTCGCATAACAACGACAGGTTTGCTACTTACAACAGTATAAAATACCTGTGACTTGGAGAGCTGCAGTGTTACTGTGTGGATGTCGGGGGCGATAGAGGGGCCTTGCTGTCCAGTATCTGTGAAGCCCAAATTGTGATGAGCATGCGAGGGGACCCCTAAGACCCCGCACAGGGGGTTTACGGACTGTGGCGGTGATTTTTCCTCGACGGAGGAACACAGCTTGTCCACAGGCCTGGCGTTAGCGGTCGAAGGCGTGAGGTGGTGGTTGAGGTGATTGTTGGCGCCGATATCCCCGTTGGCGTCGCTGGTGCTTAATGTGGTCGGGCCTTTGGTCAAAAAAGCCTCCAATGGAAGCAGCTGCGTCTGAGAGGTGACCAAGGCTTGAGTTTGCGCTGTGAGAAAGTTCTGCTGTGGCGGTGTCCTGTGCGATTTTGCGTGTTGTGACGGCCCGCTCTCTAATTGCTGTCCGCTCCAATTACCGAAGCAGTCGATGGGGCTCGGGCCGCCGCTCTCGTCGTGAGGTTTGAGCGTGTTGTTCTTAACAAAGCCACCAGAGACTGCCATCAGGTCCACGGAGCTGCTTACAGCAAGGACAACATCTGCTTGTTTCTTCTGGCTCATTGCAAAGAGTAATTGCTGGTTTTTGCCGGGGGGCTGCGGAAAACCAGACTGACTGGCTCGGACTTGAGAGATTAGCTGCTCGTGAGACGGAAACTTTGTCGCTTCCTTTTCGGGTTTGTTGTTAGGTGGTCCTTCAGCGTTGTCCCCCAAAACAACATTCACATTATTCTTTCCTCCTTCGCTCTGATGCGCGTGAGATTTGTCATTGCGGCTGTCCATCATCTTGGTCCAGCGCTGCAAGAGGCTCTTGTCGTTGTCACTCAGGAGGACCCCGCCCAGCGAGTCCCCGCGCCTCCCCTCTCGTCGCTCCTTCTCCTTCAGTTTCTTCTCGCGCTCCCTGGCCCgttcctgcctcttcctccGCTTCTCCTCGCGCTCTCGCTGGCGCTCCTGCGCTGTGACAGGCCGGCGCGACTCAGGATTGGAAAGAGACGACGACGTTCCTCCTCCTGCGCTGGACGCCTCTGCGCCCATTGCAGGAACACCTCCATCTGCAATGGAAATGAATaccaaaatgaaatgcaaacgCTTTCAaagagagaattaaaaaaaaaaaaaacataccacccCTGGCTTTATTTCGGAATAAAGCTGCTTTCAGAGCTGCTTTGGTGTCTTCTGATATGGTCCCTTCTTTCCTGGGCCCTTCTGATGTAGCTTGGGTGGGCCTTTGGTTTGTGGCCAGCGACTGTGAGAGGCTGTGAGATAGCGACTGAGCTTGGGCAGCTGAGAGCGAAAGCGAAGGCACGTTTCGGGCTAAAGGTGTCACGGAGGAAGGAAGCTGATTCTGGTCTTGGCAGGGCCCAGGCCTTGTTTCCCGCCCCTCGCTGCCTCGCATGGGTTCCGCGACGTGACCGGTCTCGGGCGTCGTCAAATCGATGGTCTCCGGCTGGCCGCCGTCCGAGCTGGCGCTGGGCATGTCCACGTCGACCGGACCGCTTTCGCTTTTCGCGAGGCACGGTAAACTAAGGGCATCTTTACCGCACGCGTTCATTTGATTTGCGAACGCCCGGTTCACCTCGGCTGGTCTTTGTTGCTCCGCGGACTCTGCCTCGCTCGTTTGTGAGGCTTGCTGGTTCTGTTTGCTGTTGATGAGCGTGGACTCACTCAGGCTCGTCAAGGAAACGTGACTGCTTTGTGTTGCGGCTGCGGCGCCGTTTGTCCTCACCAGTGGCCTGAACTGGAGCCTCTGACGCAAACCCCGCTTGTTTCTGTGAAAGTCCTGGATCTCCATGAGGATTTCCTCTTTGATTTGCTCCCTGCTTATGGGAAGCTTGTCAAACTCAAAGTCGAAGGCCGGCACGCAGATTGGCTCGTCGTCTGGATCGTGGTACTTGGCCAGGTACGGGTGTTCCAGTGCTTGAGTCACGCCGATTCGCTCGCGTGGGTCAAAGCGGAGCATGGACGCGAGCAGGTCCAGGGCGCGCGGCTCCGCTTGGGGGTACAGTTTGGCTAAGGGCACGGCAGTTTGGGACGGAAGAGATTCGACGTACGAGCGCACCCTGTCGGCTCGAATAGCACCGATGAGCTCCTTGGGAGGGGTTCCCAGCACGGACAAAATGAGCTGGAGCTGGTGGACGTAATGCTTGCCGGGGAAAAGCTGCTTTCGACCCAACATTTCGGCAAAGATGCAGCCCACGGACCACATGTCAATGGCCAAAGTGTAGTGATTCAAGGACAGGAGCAGCTCCGGAGCGCGATACCATCGCGTCGCCACGTACTCGGTCATGAAGGAATGCGATTCCTCGGCCTGAGAGCTCAGACCCCTGGCCATGCCGAAGTCTCCGATTTTCAGCTCGCAGTTCTCGTTCACCAGCAGGTTGGAGGGCTTGAGGTCCCGGTGGATGACGTTGGCGGAGTGCACGTACTTAAGGCCGCGGAGGAGCTGGTACAGGAAGTAGCGAGTGTGCTCAGGGGTGAGCGCTTGTGCCGAGTGGATGATCTGGTGCAGGTCGCTCTCCATGAGGTCGAGCACCACATACCTGCGCAGAAAATGAACTAGATCCATTCCACCAAATACCAGAAAGTATGTAGCGCCTCGCGAGGTAACTACGAACGTACTGTGTGAAGCAATGCAGTACAAACACTTTGTTACTGTATTTATGTTGATTATTTGTATAATAGAGCACCGCAGTTCTTCGAGGAGTACCAGCAACAGTACATACACAGACTTGAAGGCAGAGTGAGGAAGGTTGGGCTGCAGAATGTCTTTGATGGCGATGATGTTGTCGTGTTTGAAGTGCTTGAGAATTTTCAGCTCCCGCAAAGTGCGCTTGGCGTTCGTCACCACTTCGAAGGCATTGGAGATCTTCTTTATCGCCACCTGCTGGCCTGAGGTACATCAAGCATGCGGAAGTGTGAGTACAGTAGATTACCGCAGATTGTCTGACAGCACAAATAACCAGATGGTAGTTTCTCTGATTGATTTTTATAACGTACAGGCAGGAGCAAATTTAGaattatgttgtttttattcagtTTAAATCTGTTTGTGGGAGGGGTAAAGCCTGGGATAAACAGGTTCACTGTAAACGTTAAAATGTGTTGATTTATTATCAAATAAGTCGTACCATTATCCCGTCTCCTGGCAGACGACACGACGCCGTAGGCACCGGTGCCGATGGTTTCAATGATGTCATACTCCTCGCCCACATCAAACTTCACATCCAGCGAGTGCTTTTTCAGCAAAGCCAAGTTTTGCGCAGTCGTGCTGGCCTCAGCGCTGCCGCTTATCGTCTTGACGGCATGCTGATTGTCATCTTTTGCGGCTGGTTTTCCTTCAGCCGCCACGGCCACAGGTTGACAGTTTTGACCATCTCCGTGCCCTTCAGATGACATATCTGGGTGGAAATGAGAGGAACGAATTGGGATTAAACATTTCAGGCGTAAAAATGGGTTATGAGATTCTGGGTTGGAATCTAAAccacaacctttttgtgtgggATTATACCGTGTTCTGCATGggcttgcgtgggttttgttcCTCTCAGGTTCTAATTACATGTTatcttaaatgaaatgaaaagtctaaattgtccataaatgTGTGAATGCTTATTTGTCTGCATGTCCCCCACTTGTCAACCTGTACTGGTTGTTGACTGCCTTTTTCCCATAGACAACACGGATAGGACCCAGATCTCTGCGCACCTGAAGAGCAAAAGCGgtacaaaaatggatggctggaaataTATTATTGactgcaaataatgtatctacgttcatctatttatcttcttctttccctttcggcttgtcccgttagctaccctcatacatgtcctgtactattctaacatatttctccgccacaccagacgtgCGCATGCAGtagtctgtcataggctttctctagttctacaaagacacaatgtcgctccttctgaccttctcggCAAATAATggtctgtggtactctttctaggcatgaaaccatactgttgctcgcagatacgtacttctgtcctgagtctagcctccactactctttcccataacttcattgtgtggctcatcatctttattcctctgtagtttccacagttctgaacatcgcctttgttcttaaaaatggggaccaccacacttttcctccattcttctggcatctctACGTTCATGTATTTATCTCAGGACTTATAGTGACGGGAAAAATTCTTTCACTGGCTGACTGAAGGTGCAGTCTACGGGTTTCCACTTCATACAACAGAATGGCTTTGTGTTTTGACTACAAACAGCCAGATTTCATAAAGCATGAGTAAATTTGTGTTAACATGAGATAATCACTGTTTTGGTGGTTTGGCATGAGACGTTTCTAAATGTCAAACATGCGCTCTTTGTTGAACACTGCCttcaaaattgtgcaactcccCACAGTTAAATGATCGACGGTTCCAAACCAAAGGGGGAATGGAGATAATGCAGGTACTCGATGACAGCAGCGAGGGACGCACTTTCTCATACAACGGGGTTTCTAGACTGAAATTCCCCAAATAGGTAAAACTACACATTGTTCTTCTCTTCTAATGCCTAGCAACAAGCACAGGAATGCCTCGTCCCATAGTACACTATCTCCCATCTCTCATGGCAGGGGCGTAGCCTAGTCAACATGAAATAATGTAAGACTGTGATATTGTAAAGTAAATATAACCAACCATGGAGGTGTGTTTAAGCGTCGCGGGACGGTCGTTCACCTTGCGAGCTCACCTACACCCGTGTTAATTgagccttttttcttttttaatccctCGGTGGCATTTCTGTGTCTTGTTTATTAGTCTGCCGttttcttgtctttgttttcttcttcggaGTCGCTTCACGGCGATCGCCGGCCATTAAGCAGCACGAGCGCCATCTATCGGACCACATTGTACACTCGCGGGGCTCAAAAGCGGTTGCCTTCACCCTTGTTTAGCAATGCGAGCAATTCTGTCACATAAACCTCGACAGTCCAGCCTGGTTTATCGTTGAATCGATGTTACTGTAATAAATACCCCGTAGTAGGGGGTGTTATTCGAAGAAGAAGACGTTTTGCGTGCACCGGAGGTCTCATGCTGGagggggaagaagaaaaaaaaaacatacaccgcGTGGCATTATGATTGGCCCGTGAGGAGCCAATCAACGTGATGTGGCGTCCTAATAAACTAGCCAATAAGAACAGGGGAGGATGGAtccactagttttttttttttttaaatttatctgAAATGTAATAATGAAGTctaattacagaaaaaaatatatgtatttccAAATTTGTGCAGGGGTAGGTTTAGTACGGCCGTTCCGCCAGTTAGCACCCTGGGCTTTTCTCGTCTTCCGGTGAGCCAATGAAAATGCAGGGCTTGAACGATCAGAGCCaatcaaaaagcaaaaaaggcGCGGCTATAACTTCCAGGGTCCATTCAACAAGCGAGCTGCGTGAAGGGACAGGACACGTCCCAGCCTACATTTGGCCATCATCATTTTTCATAACGACGAGAAGagtgcaagttttttttattttggcgtGGATTTAAACATGGCAAAAGGAGCAGCAGGCTTACCCAAGTGGGAGAGGACCGCGCGCGTCTTTTTGTGCGTTTTCGGGTTGATTTTGTCCGTGTACGCGCTTCACGTCGAACTGTCCCGGGAGCACGACCCCGACTACAGAGCGATGTGCGACCTGGCGGAGTCTGTCAGCTGCTCCAAAGTGTTCACATCCAGGTGTGCTTTGGTCCCTTCTATTGCACTTTATTACAAGAATGCGGCCGCGGGCCGCCATGATGTTGgtcgggaagggggggggggggttaggtcAACTTTCTCCTGTTTACggacccccccaccgccccttcAGTGCCACGTTTTACAACCCCCACCCCAGTTGAAGGACTTATAACCTAATTACAAATCATGCGTGTTGGTTATACCGTGCACCGCCCCCCAACCCTcaaacaaacgtttttttttttttttttttttttttaagtacagatGAACTTTGACCCCAAATTGTGAAATGGACACCCCTTGGAgctaaaaactgaaatatttgacTACTGTatactatttttttgtgtgtgtcttagcTGTAGAGCAGAATTTATGACTGTATTTTAAGCGTATATGAAGGATTTGTCCGTTTCGGCGCCATCTCGCACTATCTCGTACGAGCAACCACCGCGCCCGAGGAAAATCAGCCTATTGGAAACGGAAGGCATCATATTACGAGGTGTCAATCAGCGGCGTCATCCTTTTCACAAATCAAATTATGCAGTACTGTAAAGTCGCGATGACTTTCTCCATGTAGTTATTGCTTTCGCTGTGTCGCTATCATTTGAGCTATTTACCTAGCTGGCTGTATAACTTTTGCTATTGAGCTACGTTATCCCTTTCTCTAGTTAGCTTTACCTAGCTATCTCTTTCTATTTATACGcatacaatatttatttgtgttctgtattcttattttttattttttttttacaggtggGGACGTGGTTTTGGATTGGTCCAGTTCTTCGTTGCCCAAGATAGCCCGTTGAACCAGCCCAACAGTGTCCTTGGAATCGTATTTTACACTCTCCAGTTCGGCCTGGGTCAGTCTGGCGTCCCCAAATGATAGAGTACAGATTCCGCGTGCTCGTGCGGTTGTGAGCCGCAGCAACAAAAAAGCAGAAACCGGAATGTCGCGGAATTCAGTCTGTGAATTTTTGCATGGAAGTGAATGTCACACTCTAGTCTACAAATGTGTGGGTCTAGTTTTTGTCAAGTGCTTTGGAGTTGTTGATgggacaaaaatatatcctatgcgtctgcatttttaaaaaaaaaaagaaagaatttcATGTCGTTTTCCAGACATTTTAGAGGTATTATCCTCGAGAGGTCTCACTTGTGGATTTGCGTCCCAGGTCTTTCCCTGTCCAAAAACGCGGCCCGGTTCTTGGTGGCGGCGTCCTGGGTGTCGATGGCCGGCTCCGTCTACCTGGCCTCCATTCTGGCCTTCGTGCTGGGGGACTTCTGCATGGTCTGCGTGTCGACGTACGTCGTCAACTTCGGTCTGCTCTGCACCAACCTCAAGCGACGGAGCGCCATCGAGGCGATGAAGGAGAAGGCGGGATAATAATTGGTACATTTGACGCCTTCCTCCATCTTGGACCGAAGTAACGTGCGGTAATACTACGTTGTTGACGCCTGCTGAGACTTTTCACCCCCTAAAAAAATGGCCTCCGTCTCACTTTTTCAGTCTGGAGTCagctattttttcaaatatattattatacaGTGTTGAATAAAAAGTTGactattaatattgttttgtgGGACTTGAATAATATACCCAAAACTAATCTTTAAAGaattaacaaaattaaagatttttctttttttttgcgaccCGTTTTCAAtaagttgcaaaaaaaaccaaactctTTTTTCGtatttaattcacattttgtaaCGCTCTAAAATGCCACAAGAGGGCAGCCTTTATGTCgccaatttgtcattttcaactGTGCCGCACATTTTAGCCACCAGAGGACGCCAAATTCACGTGGACTTTAAACCCGTTTACACCGCCAAATTCACCTGAATTTTAAACGCACTTACACCgctattaatattgttttgtgGGACTTGAACAATATACTCAGAACTAATCTCTAAAGAAttaacaaaatgaaagattttttttttgcaacctcTCTTCAATaagttgcttaaaaaaaaaaatcacttttcgtATTTAGTTCACATTCTGTAACTCATTAAATCGCCACAAGAGGGCAGTCTTTATGCCGCCAATTTGCCATTTTCAACTGTGCCGCACATTTTAGCCACAAGATGACGCCAAATTCACATGGATTTTAAACCCGTTTACACCGAGGTAGGAAACAAGTGaatcaaaaatgtacaaaatacacCCCCCCcagataaaaaatgaaaattattctaaacagtacatttgtaattaaattgagATATGAGCTATTTTCAGCATAGATAGTTGTTGACATTTGGTGGCATATGAGGTTTTTCTCGTGTTAAATGCCCCCCTTAGTTGCAgtatcaacacaaaaaaaaaaaggtttgtaacTTAATACATAATTAACGCCAACATTGAAATAAATCCTCCACGTCATTGGTCACTTCCTACAAAAGCGAAGGTGAGATCATCTCAAGATAGATCGAAAGCAAAAAGTGCAGCGAAGGCATTCGCCAGCTTTGACGATTTTAGTTATTCATTGACAAGGAATCGCCGAGCGTTTCCACCTCATTGAGTGTGTTTCGAACTAACTTCAGAGAGTGCAAATTTAATTATTAATGAtatcttgtcttcatttttttttgtgcataacAAAAGCtgcgatttttaaaaaattagactaaataatttaattactttTCCTCCGAATAATGcggttttaaaaatgtacgactcaattgaattttaaatgaactatttttaaaatgggTAAGTAACTCAAAAATATTAGTGTGGTTGcagaagtgtgcacaccctctgaAAAGTGTGAAGCGGCTTCAGTGGCGGGGTTGACTGGGTAATTTTTTCTTTGGACTCTGCCCATTCCCTTCAAGTTATTGAAC of the Syngnathoides biaculeatus isolate LvHL_M chromosome 22, ASM1980259v1, whole genome shotgun sequence genome contains:
- the zgc:92313 gene encoding serine protease 27; translated protein: MSLGTQFAATLFVVTGFLASYAQECGRPTVLENRIVGGMDATDGAWPWQVSVQKDAAHVCGGSIITENWILSAAHCFPNPSDLSSYTIYAGWYYLNNLNPHQSIHRVRNVVIPSGYVAPTEGKDVALVRLSTPLTWSDWIRPVCLPASGTLFPAGMPCYVTGWGDIRNEVPLPGAGPLQEVQVPIISQGSCRAMYQMEQVDILYDMICAGFQEGGKDSCQGDSGGPLVCQMVNGTWVQAGVVSFGQGCAEANQPGVYARLTSYSSFIKDNVPEVGLYGRAHRQRPQGAAAVLLGCLCPVLVLLWL
- the mapk7 gene encoding mitogen-activated protein kinase 7, whose translation is MSSEGHGDGQNCQPVAVAAEGKPAAKDDNQHAVKTISGSAEASTTAQNLALLKKHSLDVKFDVGEEYDIIETIGTGAYGVVSSARRRDNGQQVAIKKISNAFEVVTNAKRTLRELKILKHFKHDNIIAIKDILQPNLPHSAFKSVYVVLDLMESDLHQIIHSAQALTPEHTRYFLYQLLRGLKYVHSANVIHRDLKPSNLLVNENCELKIGDFGMARGLSSQAEESHSFMTEYVATRWYRAPELLLSLNHYTLAIDMWSVGCIFAEMLGRKQLFPGKHYVHQLQLILSVLGTPPKELIGAIRADRVRSYVESLPSQTAVPLAKLYPQAEPRALDLLASMLRFDPRERIGVTQALEHPYLAKYHDPDDEPICVPAFDFEFDKLPISREQIKEEILMEIQDFHRNKRGLRQRLQFRPLVRTNGAAAATQSSHVSLTSLSESTLINSKQNQQASQTSEAESAEQQRPAEVNRAFANQMNACGKDALSLPCLAKSESGPVDVDMPSASSDGGQPETIDLTTPETGHVAEPMRGSEGRETRPGPCQDQNQLPSSVTPLARNVPSLSLSAAQAQSLSHSLSQSLATNQRPTQATSEGPRKEGTISEDTKAALKAALFRNKARGDGGVPAMGAEASSAGGGTSSSLSNPESRRPVTAQERQREREEKRRKRQERAREREKKLKEKERREGRRGDSLGGVLLSDNDKSLLQRWTKMMDSRNDKSHAHQSEGGKNNVNVVLGDNAEGPPNNKPEKEATKFPSHEQLISQVRASQSGFPQPPGKNQQLLFAMSQKKQADVVLAVSSSVDLMAVSGGFVKNNTLKPHDESGGPSPIDCFGNWSGQQLESGPSQHAKSHRTPPQQNFLTAQTQALVTSQTQLLPLEAFLTKGPTTLSTSDANGDIGANNHLNHHLTPSTANARPVDKLCSSVEEKSPPQSVNPLCGVLGVPSHAHHNLGFTDTGQQGPSIAPDIHTVTLQLSKSQVEDVLPPVFSVTPKGSGAGYGVGFDLDDLLTQSLTELQHCDRDSYDSAPLSASLLSDWSEVHRMTPADLESLQQELQLGSPMILSDTIPPDA
- the vkorc1 gene encoding vitamin K epoxide reductase complex subunit 1, whose translation is MAKGAAGLPKWERTARVFLCVFGLILSVYALHVELSREHDPDYRAMCDLAESVSCSKVFTSRWGRGFGLVQFFVAQDSPLNQPNSVLGIVFYTLQFGLGLSLSKNAARFLVAASWVSMAGSVYLASILAFVLGDFCMVCVSTYVVNFGLLCTNLKRRSAIEAMKEKAG